The following DNA comes from Eriocheir sinensis breed Jianghai 21 chromosome 37, ASM2467909v1, whole genome shotgun sequence.
TAGTCGGTGCCGAAGTATTTTTGGCCGAAGTGGTTGGGGGCGACGGGGTGGACCTCTGATGTTAGGATGTGCATCTGAGGGGAGAGATAACGTGGAGATAAGTGGGGCAGCGctagaatgaaagagagaacaaacacacacacacaaaccaaagaTACGTATAGCTTTGTAAACTTCATCAATTACAccatactgattgattgattgatagtttattcttgcaagtaaacaacaaaggagaagggaggaacactgattgattgattgattgatagtttattgttgcaggtaaacaacaaaggagaagggaggaacacttatatatatatttttttttaatttttactacttatttacttttattttttaacttTGTATTTCCAGGTAGCAGGACTTTCCGCCatctaactttacctaactttaCTTTATCAACCTAACTAATCCGGGTTACCTTTATCAACCTAAGGAACCTTTATCAACCTAACGAATGAACCTTTATCAACCTAACTAATGCACCTTTATCAGCCTAACTAATACACCTTTATCAACCAAACCAATGAACTTTTATCAACCTAACTAACCTTTATTAACCTAACTAACCTTTATCAACATAACTAACTGACATAACCTAACTAATTTCTATGTGCCGGGTGCTGAACACGGCTACACTTCAAAAATATGCAGCCCGACGAACACTCATCCTTCCCCCATTCAGCCTGTCAACCCGCCTATCTCAATTACCCATCCACCCAGCCACCTAAGTTAGCCTCTCTCTCTGTGCCGCTTCCTTACCCTGGGAAACGCGCTGGTGACGGTGCGTGCCGCGGCGGGCGTGGAGAAGAGGTTGAGCAGGATGATGTTCTCCTCCTCGACGGCGTGTTCCTGCAGCACGTTCACCGCCTTGATCACAGTGTTGCCAGAGCCTGAAGGTAAGACGAAGAGATGAAGGACGGTTAAGAGATGACAATGAGGTGACTGATTGGGTATGTAGTCATGGTGCCGCAACGATTATAAGGTAAGGAAACTGATGAAGATGATACGTTGAAGGGTACAGGTACAGgagtgaaatgaagaagaagaagaaaaaatgagatgtaagagagaggaaagatataggaagaaaagagaggaaagggaggaagaggaaaggaaagtaggagagaagagaggaaggtatacaggaaaaggaggagttaaatgaagaagaagaagaaaaagaagcagaagaagaagaagcaacgagatgaagtaaggaagaaaccaCTGCTAGAGAACGAATTGACTTCcaccacacataaaaaaaaccccCACATAAACAgaccaataaaaaacaaaaacaatacaataacaacaataacaagagccTGCAGGTCTCAAGGAAAACTCCCTAATAATTAACTCTTTACCTGGGAATCGCGCacctgttctctcttttttttaattagtatctgcacacacctgagagagagagagagagagagagagagagagagagagagagagagagcacgcccACTAAGCTACTCAacagcatttcctcctcctcctcctcctccaaacaaaaCCCGCCACAGTTTCCGCGGCGTAATTTAAACAAAGACAACCTCAGCTATTTACGGAGCTTGAAGATGCGTTGCTAGTATACCCTTTCTGttgcgtctccctcctcctcctcctcttcttcccttccctttcccttttcttttttatcttcatttaacttcctctttccttctttctattcgtcTCTCTTTtttatgcattctctctctctctctctctctctctctctctctctctctctctctctctcctgcttcttttctttacctttttcctttccacttttcttttcttccctcctcttctctctctttcctcctcctataccttcctttccttcctcttctctctaactctccctttcatctcattACTGAATAtacccttttcttatcttttttttctctcccactttctttccttcctcttcttctcttctacatttCATTCCTTCATACCTgccctatcctccctttctttcctcccctcctctccctctcctcccttcccttcccttcctttcctccctcccttcacccccctgaTACATTCCATCCCTTTACCTGACTTTCccatgtccctccctccctctctctcaccttcctttcctttctccttccctccatcctctgaCCTTCaatcccctcctttttctctcctcctcctcctccttctcctttactgtTTACGCCCATCTTTGTCCCTTCTGCCCTTGtcggttgctctctctctctctctctctctctctctctctctctctctctctctctctctctctctctctctctccttttcttcctttccctcactctctctcattcttattttttatttccagtttttctgtccctctctttctctctgcagccggctctctctctctctctctctctctctctctctctctctctctctctctctctctctctttttatctttatctttttctagcttttttttatctttctatatttttccatcttcatcatttttatctttctatcttttttttatctttgtcttttttcatctttctatctTCATCCATTTTCATCAAAGTATATCCATCGTATTATGTTTATCTATTGTTCCACCTCTATtccttttgcttttattttttcctttttctcattctctcgttctctttttttcttcatcttttatcttcGTTCATTCTAATTAAAGTATTTTCATCGTATCATGTtctcttcttatattcttttccttttctttttatttattcttcctcctcctcgttctcttgctgttattttcatttttttgtcataTTGTAATTAAAGTATATTCATTCTCTCATGTTTGTCCATTGTTGTTGCCGGCGACATCGATTGTATTCTTCTTTTAATCATCGCTACACAACACCCTATTCATTACACTCATTATATCATGCATCCAATTATCGGTATTCAATAAGCTTTATGTGCTCTCTAAGTCACTGCGGGCGGGTCAATGGAATGGCAAACCAGCAAGTGTATAGAGGATTATGCAGACACACGCTCGGCATTATTATCGAGGTCACACTGCGGAACACACTTGGAAGCCTATCATAGCTACCgataacctccttccctccctccctgcactgTACGATAAGGACGAAGAAACACACTTGCAAGCCTATCATAGCTACCgataacctccttccctccctccctgcactgTACGATAAGGACGAAGAAACACCCTTGCAAGCCTATCATAGCTACCgataacctccttccctccctccctgcactgTACGATAAGGACGAAGAAACACCCTTGCAAGCCTATAGCCACctacaacctccctccctccctgcactgTAAGATAAGGACGAAGAAATACCCTTGCAAGCCTATAGCCACctacaacctccctccctccaagcaTTGCATTGTACGATAAGGACCAAAAAATACCCTTGCAAGCCTATAGCCACCtacaacctccctccctcacagacCTGCGCTATACGGATGAAGACGACTTGTAGGACACTGGTATGTAGATATCATGTATGTAGCGATGTGTGCCCTACTGACTGTGTGTGGGGATTGAACAGAGAAAACTTATTTGTCACACCGCAAACCTTATCGACCCACGCTGGCCGAATCTTCTTTTGCCGCCTCTTGTATAAACTTCGAAGCTTGACACACGCAGCACGTAATACAGAAAATGCAGCAAATACACTACATCAACCTAATTTATCAACGCAGGTGCCTCAGAAAGTAAGTACAGCGATTAAACTTTAAATACATAACGTTTCACTGCGTCACTGTACCTCCCTATACCCTGCGAACCGAAAGAAAAAACTACATTATCTACGCATGGGAAAGCTGCATCTTCGGAACGATTATCTGAAGGCCGAGTTTGAAGGTCGACTTAATGTACCccgactcttcctctccttgcctccttatctcctctaGCGCCTCCCTTTCTGATGACGATTATGATTACGAAGTGAGCTTGGAGAGGGAAAGTCATTAAAGGCTTGGAACTGATAATAAATAGATCTATATGAATGGTAGGAACCCAAAGTTTGTACCCcgactctccctctctttccctccctccctccttatctcctctatATCCTCTCCCTTTCTGACGACGATTGTGATTATGAAGTGAGCTTGGAGAGGGAAGGTCATAGGATGCGTGGAACTGATAATGAATAGATTGATATGAATAGAAACAGTAGCAACCCATAAACTGTAATAGCCAAGACAGACAGAGGACAATTTTACCGAAGCAGCCgggaccatattctcaaccaCTTCggggcctatacacacacacacacacacacacacacacatttgctaaGACTTTcccagaggttgtgttagtattgccatgggtagttttatgagcctatagtgaTAGTTTGTCTGGCTGAacgtgaagaaatgaagaagaaagaaaaataaatgcaggaaggaaaaatatagaaagaaaagagaggaaaaggaagaagaggaaaggagagtaggagagaagagaggaaggaaatagttgtagtaagagccgaaagcgtctggatGAAGTAGACCAAAACTGACATTAGacaaagagagaggtggagaggacaCTCGTAAAAGGCTTTGCTCTGCACTGGCCAGATTGGTAATAGCTGAAGATGATAATGGTGGTATTggtgtcaccgttgccagattatcgtactcaaagcataatatttaccgttttttgacgcctaactattgccatatttaccgttttttgacgcctaactattgtcaagaaacaccaggaattaactattttaacgttaaatataaatgaatctagtaaCTGGGgctcaggagacagttttggggtcggaagttggtaaatataggaggctgagtacgacaatctggcaacgttgaatttTGGTATAGTCATGTTTACCTTTGAATTGACATAACTTACCTAGCAGCAACTGATTATGATGTTGTTGCTTATTATTATCTCCTTGTAAGAGGGTGATGGTACTTGAGACTACCGCCGATAGTGACTGAGATACTTGCTGAATCACTCTGCCCCATACGACTATAGATAAGTTAAGAAGAGTTCGTTTGTAAACATTTACGTGTAGCTATGGATTAACGtcgcaaaaaaagaaggaataataatCACAGGAATGAAGGAATTACACACCGCATGCCAAACTAGATAAGTGTTGATTTGTGAATTAAAATGTGTAGCTATAGATTAAAACGTCGTAAAGTATAGgagtgaaaataaataatgggagaTGGAGCTCACGTcacagaaacaaaagaaaaataaataattgaatctTTATGCACAGAAACAAAAGAGTAACGAAATCAATATATAAGTCCACTATAATCGAATTTAAATCTATAATTGAATCCCTTTATGTGTGGTTGAAAGAGTAAATCCCTTAATAACTTAAACTCCTTGAATTCGCATtacgggaaaaaaaagaacagaaacaatATAGTCACGTGATTTCTCTAATCGAATCTAAATCTATCAAGGAACCCTTTTATGTGTGGTTGAAAGAGTAAATCCCTTAACTAAAACGCCTTTGAACGCACATtacgggaaaaaaagaggaacacaaaCACAGGAGTCATGTGACCTCCCTAATCGAATCTAAATCTATATAGGAACCCTTTTATGTGTGGTTGAAAGAGTAAATCCCTTAACTAAAACTCCTTGAACTCGcatcacaggaaaaaaaagaggaacacaaaCAAAGGAGTCGTGTGGCCTCCCTAATCGAATCTAAATCTATATGTGTGGAATCTAAATCTATATGCGTGGTTGAAAGAGCAAATCCCTTGATAGCTAAACTCCTTTGTGTGGATAAGCCCGTGGCCGCTTGCGTGAGCCCGGTGAGGTAATCATGGCCCGTGAGCGTGCAGGTGGGCGCTCTCACGCTAATTAAGGCCTACCTGGGCTCCCTACCTACACCTTTAACGCGCTCAATACACGAAACAGACCCCGCCTCAACGCACGAATAACCCCGCGTAATCTTGTCAGTACGCACGGATTACACCAATGCGTGGATTGAAATATAATCatagctttctttctttttaatttccttttccccggtagctctccctcactcccttctctttccccgcGTGAAGACTATTATTCAACTAGTTACACATGGTTTGCAATATTATCAGACCGCTTTTTATAACCGTTCAACACACGCCCACCTTCCCCAGTTCGTCCTAATCTCCTCGTTGCAATTTTATCAtagcttaatttctttctttttaaattCCTTCTCCCCTTGAgctatccctccctcccatctccttccctagTTACACACGGGTTACAATATTATCAGAacgctttttctctccccttcaacaCACGCCCACCTTCCCCAGCTCGTCCTAATCTCCCCTTAAAATTGTCAttgcctcttccttgtcttcttcttcttcctcctcctcttcctttctctatatacctctttctttctctttctctttccttcttctctgccgTCActatcacaccctcctcctcctccttgtccttctcttaaCACACGCAagccctccccacctccccttaaTCTCCTGAACACATGCAGATCGCCCCCCAGAACACTCACTCATGATGGGGTACATGAGGAGGACCTTCCGCTGGCTGATATCGTCCGGGAACTTGGCGTAGACGACCCGCGCCTCGTGTGTCTCCAAGTCAGACTCCACCAAGATCTTCCCCAGCCGGATGGAGCGACAGCACGACCGAAGACcctgatgggaggaggagaggaaggagggtagtTGTTATCcattcatagatagatagatagctacacTGATAAGGGAAAGTATAGgcgaaggtgaggaaggggaaagaggagggccTGGTTGGCGTTATCCattcatagatagatatagagttaCATTGATAAGGGAAACTAAAGacggaggtgaggaaggggaaagaggacggTTGTTGTGAAGCATTCATAGATAAAGAGAACTAGATAAGGTAGAGTACGATAAGGAAGAGTtcgagaaataaaatgaaaacagatTAACAAAGGAAACTCAAGGCAAGGGTGGGTGGTATATAAAAACAATCAGATTCTGTAGTAacgagaaataaaatgaaaacagatTAACAAAGGAAACTAAGAGTAAAGTAAAGACAAGGCAGAGTATTACAATCAGATTCTAGAGTTacgagaaataaaatgaaaacagatTAACAAAGGAAACTAAAGTCAGATTCTAGAGTcacgagaaagaaaattaaaacagatTAACAAAGGAaactaaaaggaaaggaaagacaaggcaGAGTTTTACATGAAAAAGTCAGATTCTAGAGTtacgagaaagaaaacaaaagattaacaaaggaaactaaaaggaaaggaaagacaaggcaGAGTTTTACATGAAAAGTCAGATTCTAGAGTtacgagaaagaaaacaaaagattaaCAGACTGAACTCTAAAACGCAGAATATTATAACGATCAGATTCTAGAATACATTAAACAGCACAAAAAACGAATTAATACATTTTTGCTGCATATGAGACTATTAATACTTGATTATTTTTACTTAATTCATcttaaaaactaaaataaaaagtaacaaaaaaattaAACCTAGAGCattgtcattattttattttaatctAGCTGTCAGTCAGTCACATTAATAATACACAATTAATTCATATATGCATGGCCTATCGCtaacattttctcctcttttaggTGACACGGGAAATCAAGTAACATTatcgataaacaaacaaaacagagcaTTCAACTTCAGCAACAACATgtacggctttttttttttttctgctccattTACTCGCGTCAAGGTCGTCAACACCAGATGCCAAATAATATATAGGTCTAAAAACGGTAACCTTGGCATAAGTTGTGATTACTTAgtgcggagaaggaggaagagaggagaaggaggaggggaaactggAAAaacgagaaaggggagagagagggggaagaagagaagaagaggggaagaggagggagggggagtaaaaggagaagggcggaggaggaggggaaactggAAAAACgagcaaggggagagagagggggaagaagagaagaagaagggaagaagaggagggaggggaagtaaaaggagaagggtggaggaggaggagggatgtttaCAGCGGTCCACATCACAAATCACCAAAAATAAGCAGTCAGGTAACTTCTGCCAATACTTGGGTGCGATCTTCTTGTCGCTTACATTAACATAACAAGCATTACCACCGCTATTAACATCCCCGGCCAACTACGCCACTACTATCCCaatcccttatggaagagttaaccagcatcttaaatCCTTCACGAATACCCAACCCCACCCAGCACCCTCGCCTACCTGCTCCATGGCCTCCCCGGAGCGAACGATAGACACGCCGCAGTTGCCCTTGACGAACTGTAGGCCCTGGTACTGGCATCCCGTGGGCGTGGTGATGGTGAGATCGGAGTAGGGGAGCTGGTTCaggccctcctccaccaccagccgGATCTGCAGCGacgggaggaagaacaagatgagAGAAGGATTGTTAGGTAAAGTCTGGTACGTACTGGATAATGTGAAGGtgtaagaaaataatagaaagttATAAAAACGTAATGAAATAGAGTAGAGGAACTGGTTAaggccctcctccaccaccagccgGATCTGCAGCGACGGGAGGAAGAACATGCTGAGAGAAGGATTGTTAGGTAAAGTCTGGTATGTACTGGATAACGTGAAGGTGATAGAAAGTGATAAAAGGTAATGAAATAAGAAGAACATGCTGAGAGAAGGATTGTTAGGTAAAGTCTGGTAAGTACTGGATAATTTGAAAATGCTAGAAAATAAAAGAGTGATAAAAAACGTAATGAAATAGAGTAAGGGAGCTGGTTCGGgctctccaccacaaccaccaggaTCTACAGCgacgggaggaagagaataaagttaAAAAGTTGTTTCGTGGTAATGGAAAGGCGGAATTAAAGTGTTGGAAACTGTGGCGGTGAGGGAAAGGTCAGCAGAAGTGTTGAAAAAGGTGGTAGCAATAAATAGGATAATAAAGTAGTGTTGTAAAATGTGCTGGTAATAGAAATGGCGATAAAATGATGTTGAAATAATGTGAAAGTAATGGAAAGGTTGAAAAGATAGTGTTGTCGTAGTggtgaatagacagacagatagatagacggagagaaagaagagaagagacataAGAGAGGATAAAACATgaataaatagaggaaatagagaaagaaaagaggaatacctgagaaaagtgagaaatatagatagatagatagatagatagatagatagagagagagagagagagagagagagagagagagagagagagagagagagagagagagagagagagagagagagagagagagagagagagagagagagagagagagagagagagagagagagagagagaaccatgcaATAacccgaaggaaaaaaaaaacgtcaaacTTTCTATAactatggaggagaaggaggaggagaaagaagaagaagaagaggaatgcaggaggaggaggaggaggaggaggaggaggaggaggatgccctCACTTTCAATCCTATCTACGTTGTATGACCCAAATGTAAAATGAATCGAATGCGTCTCAGTTTCCTTATAAATAAAATACGAAACCCTTATcttagcttattattattattattaccattattattattattagtggtagtaatagtagtagtagtagtagtagtaattgttgttgtggTAGTGATTGTTGTTAAAGAAAAAGTATGattaggaataa
Coding sequences within:
- the LOC127008404 gene encoding uracil phosphoribosyltransferase homolog isoform X2, with the translated sequence MGTMSEVVTSRPPTFEKKTPPQAALHDKQRQTAADHHTSQEYDLGVESQLQPVEGFGPYFKLIPASGQVKELQTIIRDRNTARSDFKFYADRLIRLVVEEGLNQLPYSDLTITTPTGCQYQGLQFVKGNCGVSIVRSGEAMEQGLRSCCRSIRLGKILVESDLETHEARVVYAKFPDDISQRKVLLMYPIMSSGNTVIKAVNVLQEHAVEEENIILLNLFSTPAAARTVTSAFPRMHILTSEVHPVAPNHFGQKYFGTD
- the LOC127008404 gene encoding uracil phosphoribosyltransferase homolog isoform X1; the protein is MGTMSEVVTSRPPTFEKKTPPQAALHDKQRQTAADHHTSQQEYDLGVESQLQPVEGFGPYFKLIPASGQVKELQTIIRDRNTARSDFKFYADRLIRLVVEEGLNQLPYSDLTITTPTGCQYQGLQFVKGNCGVSIVRSGEAMEQGLRSCCRSIRLGKILVESDLETHEARVVYAKFPDDISQRKVLLMYPIMSSGNTVIKAVNVLQEHAVEEENIILLNLFSTPAAARTVTSAFPRMHILTSEVHPVAPNHFGQKYFGTD